CATCTCTCAACAATCTACTCCAGTCCACCTGGTCTCCCCATGCCTCCTCCAGGACAGCGAAGGCAGGCCAGCAGGCTAGAAACTCACACAGCATTTTTATGTTAGTCTTGTGGTAGAATTCCTTTTCCCGGAAAGCTTGATATTTTCTCTTAACACCTTCAACtaattggatgaggcccatccacattaTGGAAGTTATActgctttacttaaagtcaactgattgtaaATGTtgatcacatctacaaaataccttcacagcaacatgtaGACTGCTGATTGACCACACAGCTGAGCACTATAGCCTAGACAGGTTGACACATAATTCTAGCCATCTTGCACCATACAAAAATATAACTCAAAGTGAACCACAGACTTTAAATgccaaaattacattttttttttctaggacaaaacaaaaaaaaaattgtgttaccTGAGGTTATAtcttagctcaggctgccataacataATGCCATAGACTGAGTAGCTGAAAcagtagaaattttttttttttttcacacttttgAAGTTTGGAAGTCCCAGATCATAGACTTGCAGGGTTGGCTTCTGGTGATGGCATtattcctggcttgtagatggccctTTATCAGTATGTCCGTTcttggcctttcctctgtgcatgtgcagagagagagagagagagagagagagagaaaagtcatGCAGGCACAAAAGTactttcttctgtctcttctcccttcttaTAACCACACCAACTCTATGGGATCaaggccccacccttatgacctttTTTAATATCAGTTTCTTCCTTAGAAGTGTCATCTCCAAATACAGACACCCTGGGGCTGAAGGCTTCAAAACATGAATTTGGTGGAGGACATAGCATTAGCAAAGAATAGACACGTagattaataaaacagaataaagctTAGAAACAGACCTGCACACATACAGTCAGGTGATTCACAACAAAGGCAATAATGGTGAACGTACAGGTTTTCCAATAAAAGATGCCTGAACAATTAGACATCTATACACAAATTATAATAACCTGGACATATCCTTACATATTCCACGAAAATTTGCTCAAGATACATCATAGACCTaatgaaaaatccaaaaactaTACAACCTctataagaaaacataagagaatatCCACATAACTTTGAGTTTGGTGATGAGTTTTTAAAttcaacaccaaaagcatgatcagtgaaagaaaaaattgccaagttgattttattaaaataaaaatcttatgcTCTTCAAAGGACtatgttaagagaatgaaaacagaagccacAGACTAGCAGAAAACATCTGCGGTACACATATGTGGtaaagaacttgtctctacagTATGTATGAACTCTTAAAGCTCAAcgatggaaaaaaatgaaaacagtcaaAGATCTGAACACACATtacaccaaagaagatacacacatggcaaataagcatacTAAAAGTACTGAGAGTCCTTTGTCATTAGATAATTGTGTACTAAAATGatataccactacacacctattagaatgtccAAAAtccataaaaagcaaaacaaagaaaacaaaaccaagaccAATTGCCagtgaagatgtggagcaacagaaactctcattcattgcggGTGGAGATGCaacatggtacagccactttggaagacaatttggcattttcttaaaaaactgaACATAGGCTTAGCATAAGATTCAGCAGCCGTACTCAATCAACTTAGCCAATTGATTTGAAAACATGCCTCCATACAAAATTGTATATGAATGTGTACAGTAGCTTATTTCATAATCGCCAAAAATAGAAGCATCCAAAATGTATGTCATTTGGTGAAtcgatatatacatatatatgtatatataaatataaatatctaaatatttatttaaatatacatacatttaaatatacacatataaatttacatatttaaatatacacatataaattttaaatttaaatatacacatataaatatatttaaatatacatatatgcaatatatttaacatatgtacaacaatatatactatatatgtatatttaaatatactatatatgtatatgtaaatatatatgtatattgcttTCCTGAGGTGACGATTTTGATTTTGCTGTAGTAATCTGTTGCACACCTCGTTCTGAAAGCTGATGCACTTGAATATTCCACATaccttttcctttgaattttcaagatcatatatatatatctatgataCAACCAGACATTGATACTACCACTCCTCAATGAAAAGGAATAAGTTACAAGCCACACAAAGTTATACATGACTCTTCAGTTCATTATGCtacgtgaaagaagccagtctaaAAAGGCTACATAGTAtaagattctatttatatgacattctggaaaacgcaaaattataaagatgaaaaagCTGTCAGTGGTAGCCACGGGGTTTATCTGACAAGCACAAGGGATTTATCAGGGCAGTCAAACTAGTATCCATCATACTGTAAAGGTGGTTGCATGCTTGCTTTGGTCTGAATATTTTTGTTGCCACAAAATTCATGTGCTGAAATACCAAGGTGACGGTAGTAGGTGGAAGGTGGGATATTTGGAGAATGACTAGAGCATGAGagcagagtcctcatgaatgggattagtgtttttataaaatagacCCTACAGAGATCCTTTACCCTTTCTTGCATGTGAGGACATAGGGAAAAGGCTGCTGTCTATGAATTAGGGAGCAGGCCTCCACCAGACAtgaaatctgccagcaccttgatcttggacttcccaacctgcAGAATGTGAGGAATAATGttgtgttgtttataagccacccagtcgaCACTATttttgttatggaagcccaaaaggactaagacaatggctgtatgcatttgtcaaaacccatataTCTTTGCAGCACAAAGAGTGAAGCTTAATGTATGTAAAGTTTAAAAGTAACTTAAGAGGTTGGAGAATCACGTAACAGAGTGTAAAATGTTACATACACACAGAAACCTACCTGTATTATAGATGTATGAAGCAACCAGAGAGAAGCAAGTTGGGGGAAAAGTTATGATATTTGTGTACTccatcaaagaaatatattttttataaagtttaaGTCATCCAGATAAGTATGTAAAATAGATGAACATTTcataatcatttatttaactttttagagATGAATACTATTGGGTTTTTGTTTCATAAAaagtccttttattttaaaatgcatattaagtTATTTAGAGATAAAATGGTATAATGCCTTAGATTTGCTCCATGTTATTCCAGAAGCTGATATGCAGGTAGGTGAGTGTCTAACTGGAACCAGATTTGCTGTGTAGTTAAAGTTGTTCATGCTGGGTATCAAGTATACTGGGTTCATTATATTGGTTTCTGTTATTCTGTATGTGTGAAGGCTTTCCCTAATGagacatttttatcataaatatgcCATTAAAAGTGAAATCCTCAATGAAACCGACCactttgtagaaataaaataaatcagtaacCAAACTGAtccaaagagaaatataaaactttaattaAGCTATATAAACTGAAACTGTACAATATTCAAAGCTCAAGTCACCCTCAAACATTCCAGGTTAGGCAGTTTTGGATTCCAGTTCTACCAAATGATGAGGGAAAACTAACCACCATCTTACATCAACTCTTCCAGAACATACAAAAGATCGACAATTGTTCAATTCATTCTCCCAGACTAGCCCTCCTGGATTCAAAACCAGATGAAGATCACATCCCTCCCCTGATGGAAAAAGAACACATCAAGTAACCTCCCTCACATAGCAATAAATATCCTATGTAAATTAGTAgcatattaaagaaataaacaggCTCTgaccaaggaaataaaatatgatttaacattagaaaaaacTGTTTCATTGTAATTCCTTACATACAAAATGGAGGAGAAAAAATTTGATTGTGTCAACGGGtacagaaaaagcttttaaaagaaatttaatatgagttcatgaaagaaaagaaaatatttagttaaCCTATACTCAAAGAGAACTTCCGTTtcataaaatcaacaaaaacatacttaaatGTGAAATGTTCGAAGAATTATCATTCAAGTCAGGAATGAGAAGTAGATGTAGGCTATTATCTCTACGTTTGAAATCAGGATTGAGACACAAAGAGCTGTAAGTATCAAAATGAGTAAGTGGTATGAATATTGGAAAAACATGTAATGTTTAGTGATAATACCATTATTGATCttgaaaattcaaaggaaaaggtATGTGGAATATTCAAGTGCATCGGCCGTCAGAACGAGGTGTGCAACAGATTACTACAGCAAAATCAAAATCTTCACCTCACGAAAGCAATAACTAACTATGACAATTAATAGACAATATGCCATTTGCAATAGCAAGAAAGTCCAATAATTACCTGAATAGAAgtctaataaaaatgtataagatGTTTATACAAGCAGCTATCGAAGTATACTGACATATTCAGGAAAAAAGAGCTCGAAATATATAGAGGAGTATAACATATTCATTCATGGGGAACACAGCAGTGTAAAACTGTAAACTCAGCTTAAATTATTTACAATCTAGTGCCTTACCTGTAGCCACCAACATTACAAGCAAATTTGGGCTGCTGTGCTCTGCTTCCCAAATCAACTCTAGAAATTTATAGaatggaaacagaaagtaaaaaaccAGCATCAGCAACAAAATCTATGCAACAAAACAGGGACAGCCCAGGGTGAGACTGAAGACCTTGTTGAGTTGGTACTTGTGTTTGACACTTGCAGTGCCAGTTGGAGGGGGTTAGTGGCAGGGATGTTGGGGAGGTTTGTAGCCTGCTTAGACGGCAGATGAAAGAATGGgtagaataaaagttttaaaatttccacttcACTTCATTGCACAATCTGAGGCAGCCCCTGAAAACACGATGCCAAAAGGCCTAGTGTAATAGCAGGACATCAGGAAAATTGGGTTGGTTAAGGCACTATGGCTCCAGAGTTCTGCTAATAACAACCTGAAATCAACATAGTGGGAGaggaattatgtttaaaaaaaattctttcaacaGGACACAAAGACTGGAATAGAAGTAGAATAGGATATCAGAGTGAATCATGCATACTAAGGGTGGCTATTACTtcatagaaataaatacatatattgcTACCTACATATATACTTGGAAGATATGTAAACCCTATTTCTTCGATTCAGAGAAT
This portion of the Macaca thibetana thibetana isolate TM-01 chromosome X, ASM2454274v1, whole genome shotgun sequence genome encodes:
- the LOC126945436 gene encoding chondrosarcoma-associated gene 2/3 protein isoform X2; translated protein: MWMGLIQLVEGVKRKYQAFREKEFYHKTNIKMLCEFLACWPAFAVLEEAWGDQVDWSRLLRDAGVVKMSRKPRASSPLSKNHPPTPKRFPRQRGREKGPAKEVPGTKVSP